A genomic stretch from Schaalia odontolytica includes:
- a CDS encoding ABC transporter ATP-binding protein, giving the protein MTNAISVDGVSKRFRIYKNRNQSLKGAFLQRSRAQFEEFWALDDVSFEIPQGKTFGLLGHNGSGKSTLLKCIAKILSPDRGSISSTGRMAAMLEVGSGFHPELSGRENIYLNGAILGMSKKEIDSKLDAIIDFSGVERFIDQPVKNYSSGMYVRLGFSVSIHVEPDILLVDEVLAVGDMEFQNKCMDKFAQLKDQGRTVVVVSHGLEQMRTFCDQAAWLDHGTLVDVGAAAEVIDTYSDVAHHAVEVEGGGTRFGSGEAMIERIDLLSSSGKPTSLVYPGDPVRLRLHYRAKERIESPVFGASIDTREGVFVWGLHGMDACYVPTSIEPGTGHLDIEIPRLTFNPGAYTISAAIQNHDMTSVIDALQKARRFDVLPGPGMESGGLVNLGASFTDLTPARPMRDVPRRGAADYEHLARKQAQQADALEKDD; this is encoded by the coding sequence ATGACGAACGCGATTTCGGTGGACGGCGTGTCCAAGCGCTTCCGCATCTACAAGAACCGCAACCAGTCCCTCAAGGGTGCCTTCCTGCAGCGTTCTCGCGCGCAGTTTGAGGAGTTCTGGGCCCTCGACGACGTCTCCTTCGAGATCCCCCAGGGCAAGACCTTCGGCCTGCTTGGACACAACGGTTCGGGCAAGTCCACGCTCCTGAAGTGCATCGCGAAGATCCTCTCCCCGGACAGGGGCTCCATCTCCTCGACGGGCCGCATGGCCGCCATGCTCGAGGTCGGCTCCGGCTTCCACCCCGAGCTGTCGGGCCGCGAGAACATCTACCTCAACGGCGCGATTCTGGGCATGAGCAAGAAGGAGATCGACTCCAAGCTCGATGCGATCATCGACTTCTCCGGTGTTGAGCGTTTCATCGATCAGCCGGTGAAGAACTACTCCTCGGGCATGTACGTGCGCCTGGGCTTCTCTGTGTCCATCCACGTCGAACCGGACATTCTCCTCGTCGACGAGGTCCTGGCCGTGGGCGACATGGAATTCCAGAACAAGTGCATGGACAAGTTCGCCCAGCTCAAGGACCAGGGACGCACGGTCGTCGTCGTGTCCCACGGCCTCGAACAGATGCGCACATTCTGCGATCAAGCCGCCTGGCTGGACCACGGGACGCTCGTCGACGTGGGCGCGGCCGCAGAGGTCATCGACACCTACTCCGACGTGGCCCATCATGCTGTCGAGGTCGAGGGAGGCGGCACGCGCTTCGGCAGCGGCGAGGCCATGATCGAACGCATCGACCTGCTGTCCTCCTCGGGGAAGCCCACCTCGCTCGTCTACCCGGGTGATCCCGTGCGCCTGCGACTGCACTACCGTGCGAAGGAGCGTATCGAATCCCCGGTCTTCGGTGCCTCCATCGATACCCGCGAGGGTGTCTTCGTGTGGGGGCTGCACGGCATGGACGCCTGCTACGTGCCGACCTCGATCGAGCCGGGTACCGGCCACCTCGACATCGAGATCCCACGTCTGACCTTCAACCCGGGTGCCTACACGATCTCGGCGGCAATCCAGAATCACGACATGACGAGCGTCATCGATGCCCTGCAAAAGGCTCGCCGCTTTGACGTCCTGCCCGGCCCGGGCATGGAATCGGGTGGTCTAGTGAACCTGGGTGCCTCATTTACGGACCTGACTCCCGCGCGTCCGATGCGCGACGTTCCCAGGCGAGGTGCCGCCGACTACGAGCACCTCGCGCGCAAGCAGGCCCAGCAGGCCGACGCGCTCGAGAAGGACGACTGA
- a CDS encoding acyltransferase family protein: MSLASTIRAAAPHTPQSVAQAFNSRSNSIGFLRWLMAFMVIFSHAGPIAGFYGGEDLGVQISKEQSIGGVAVAGFFFFSGFLITRSRMGRATIWRYMWRRVLRIFPAYWAALLFTVAILAPIAYWHTFHNISGYLHPATESPLTYFVNNMWLNLGQRNIAGMGENLPYFILHGARDWNGSAWTLIYEFKAYILVAILGLFGALANRKVGGTFALVLIALNALQWMGAGQVSNVNYLLRDPFMLMFMGPFAFGMLFTLYGDKIPMDSRLAWGGLIFGVLSYASGGWNIVGQYGFLYFLMYLAIRLPLQNWEKHGDLSYGIYIYAWPIMAFAAYFHLQDRGWIAYHLTVVVTVHILAYLSWHLIEKPAMSQKNYLPGWMERLIEHFRPAYEAVARRIVTPALSSTRIATVMEAEETAARAEEESK; this comes from the coding sequence ATGAGCCTGGCCTCCACGATAAGGGCTGCGGCCCCCCACACGCCCCAGTCCGTCGCGCAGGCCTTCAACTCCAGGTCCAACTCGATCGGGTTTTTGCGCTGGCTGATGGCCTTCATGGTCATCTTCTCGCACGCCGGCCCGATCGCCGGTTTCTACGGCGGCGAGGACCTGGGCGTGCAGATCTCGAAGGAGCAGTCCATCGGTGGCGTCGCCGTCGCGGGTTTCTTCTTTTTCTCGGGCTTCCTCATCACGCGCTCGCGTATGGGGCGCGCGACGATCTGGCGCTACATGTGGCGCCGCGTCCTGCGTATTTTCCCCGCGTATTGGGCGGCCCTCCTCTTCACGGTGGCCATCCTCGCGCCGATCGCATACTGGCACACCTTCCACAACATCTCCGGCTACCTGCACCCGGCCACCGAGTCCCCGCTCACTTACTTCGTGAACAACATGTGGCTGAATCTGGGCCAGCGCAACATCGCCGGAATGGGCGAGAATCTGCCGTACTTCATCCTGCATGGCGCCCGCGACTGGAACGGCTCGGCCTGGACGCTCATCTACGAGTTCAAGGCGTACATCCTGGTCGCGATCCTTGGCCTGTTCGGGGCGCTCGCGAATCGCAAGGTGGGCGGCACCTTCGCGCTCGTATTGATCGCCCTCAACGCCCTGCAGTGGATGGGCGCGGGCCAGGTCTCCAACGTCAACTACCTGCTGCGTGACCCCTTCATGCTCATGTTCATGGGGCCTTTCGCCTTCGGCATGCTCTTCACCCTCTACGGCGACAAGATCCCCATGGACTCGCGCCTGGCATGGGGCGGCCTCATTTTCGGCGTCCTGTCCTACGCCTCGGGCGGTTGGAACATCGTCGGCCAGTACGGCTTCCTGTACTTCCTCATGTACCTGGCGATCCGCCTGCCCCTGCAGAACTGGGAGAAGCACGGCGACCTGTCCTACGGGATCTACATCTACGCGTGGCCGATCATGGCATTCGCCGCCTACTTCCACCTGCAGGATCGAGGCTGGATCGCCTACCACCTGACGGTCGTCGTGACCGTTCACATCCTGGCATACCTGTCGTGGCATCTCATCGAGAAGCCCGCGATGAGCCAGAAGAACTACCTGCCCGGTTGGATGGAAAGGCTCATCGAGCATTTCCGTCCCGCCTACGAGGCCGTGGCCCGCCGCATCGTCACGCCGGCCCTGTCCTCGACCAGGATCGCGACGGTCATGGAGGCCGAAGAGACGGCCGCCCGAGCCGAGGAGGAGAGCAAGTGA
- a CDS encoding NlpC/P60 family protein: MALTSTLARRAYPCALTAALSLALIALPAQVRADAGEQGAAQSGALSSATTQSASLTTPSSPPSPEATDAPEPAAPNASSENRAGGASSVSDEAPTMGASDEIDSGAWMRDSVGWWWRRSDGSYPSSRWVEIGGSRYYFNASGYMATGWLRNSGNWFFLAPSGALTGGWLRDGGSWYYLDPATGVMRTGKTGVDGTWYYLDESGAMRTGWQRLEDGWHFFAASGAQMGGWVRDGGEWYYLDPNTGIMRTAPLEQGGRRYEFDASGAWRGYEAPAEYLQPTDHITGLAGATNTLTWGMNGTKVRIAQVRLGLWHSSKLASVDAPFVAAVKNFQQRMGLPVTGVVDEATWDAMDTGYPWTVDQYQATPLPLTARRSERIEAMIGYAWNQTGSSYTWGGAGPYDQGFDCSGLVLQSLYRAGLDPQPIDVIKHAWPSYRTSQELYAYPYFQHVPLGQRQRGDLIFYKTGGVVTHVAIYLGDDLIVHTDWMGRPARMQHITAGYGWDRMTPDVVRPLP, encoded by the coding sequence ATGGCATTGACGTCCACGCTCGCCCGACGCGCGTACCCGTGCGCCCTGACCGCCGCCCTGTCCCTCGCGCTGATAGCCCTGCCCGCGCAGGTGCGCGCCGATGCCGGGGAACAAGGCGCGGCGCAATCCGGAGCCCTAAGCTCCGCAACGACCCAGTCCGCTTCGCTCACTACTCCGTCGTCCCCTCCCAGCCCCGAGGCCACGGACGCACCCGAACCCGCCGCCCCTAACGCGAGCAGCGAGAACCGGGCGGGTGGGGCCTCGTCGGTGTCGGACGAAGCTCCGACGATGGGTGCCTCGGATGAGATCGACAGTGGCGCATGGATGCGCGACTCGGTCGGCTGGTGGTGGCGCCGCTCCGACGGCAGCTACCCGTCCTCCCGGTGGGTGGAGATCGGCGGAAGTCGCTACTACTTCAACGCCAGCGGATACATGGCTACCGGCTGGCTGCGCAACTCCGGCAACTGGTTCTTCCTGGCTCCCTCCGGAGCGCTGACCGGCGGCTGGCTACGCGATGGGGGATCCTGGTACTATCTCGACCCCGCTACCGGCGTCATGCGCACGGGCAAGACGGGAGTGGATGGAACCTGGTACTACCTGGATGAGTCGGGTGCGATGCGCACCGGCTGGCAGCGCCTGGAAGACGGGTGGCACTTTTTCGCGGCATCCGGCGCGCAGATGGGCGGTTGGGTGCGCGACGGTGGAGAGTGGTACTACCTCGACCCCAATACGGGAATCATGCGAACCGCACCCCTGGAGCAGGGCGGCCGTCGCTACGAGTTCGACGCCTCGGGCGCGTGGCGCGGGTACGAGGCACCGGCGGAGTACCTCCAGCCTACCGACCACATCACGGGGCTCGCAGGAGCGACCAACACGCTCACGTGGGGCATGAACGGCACGAAGGTGCGCATTGCCCAGGTGCGCCTCGGCCTGTGGCACTCCAGCAAGCTCGCCTCGGTCGACGCCCCCTTCGTGGCCGCCGTCAAGAACTTCCAGCAGCGCATGGGCCTGCCCGTCACCGGAGTCGTCGACGAGGCGACCTGGGATGCGATGGACACCGGCTACCCGTGGACCGTCGACCAATACCAGGCGACGCCCCTGCCCCTGACGGCCAGGCGCAGCGAGCGTATCGAAGCCATGATCGGGTATGCGTGGAATCAAACGGGTTCGTCCTACACGTGGGGAGGGGCAGGCCCCTACGACCAAGGATTCGACTGTTCGGGTCTGGTTCTCCAGTCCCTGTACCGTGCCGGACTCGACCCCCAGCCCATCGATGTCATCAAGCACGCGTGGCCCTCCTATCGCACGTCCCAGGAGCTGTATGCCTACCCCTACTTCCAGCACGTTCCCCTCGGGCAGCGTCAGCGCGGTGACCTCATTTTCTACAAGACCGGTGGGGTTGTCACACACGTCGCCATCTACCTGGGCGATGACCTCATCGTCCACACCGACTGGATGGGACGCCCCGCCCGCATGCAGCACATCACCGCCGGATACGGGTGGGACCGCATGACCCCGGACGTCGTGCGGCCCCTGCCCTAA
- a CDS encoding rhamnan synthesis F family protein yields the protein MKRAGIFLFFDPQGLVDDYIVECLTSLREYLDEILVVSNSPLDDTARARLLTGATEVFERENTGFDVGGYRDGIARFGWDRLGQIDELILFNYTFFAPVNPWKNLFDRVEAAGAVDFWGITEHDEVRPHPFLAATRMPRHIQSHWIAVRNPLLSSPDFRKYWDEMPPIRSYNDSIQWHESRFTEYFGNLGYTHVVAYPREDYPSRNPVFDNASLLLADGCPILKRRNLFHDPLYLDRHAIVGADMLELAEKAGYDTDLILTNLARTSRPRDLVTNAGLTTVISPRADQATLDAAASLKVLAVAHIFYADMADEILERLSVLPEGYHLVATTSNAQNKALIEARAQERGVDADVRVVSSNRGRDIGAFLVDCNDVLTSGEYDIVVKIHSKKSVQDDYNAAQLFKEHLYDNLLASSDHVAGILAEFAAHPGMGMAIAPMPHMGYPTMGHAWFANRTPARDFAKKVGITVPFDDHQPLAPYGSMFIARPEALSLLTGAGLVPEDFPEEGGYKDGSLAHVIERLLSYAVLSRGYYVRPVMTPKWAGVYYGYLEYKLASTSSMMPAFAIDQVPFLKARMGSVPNLLGAVKTNIMMRTPGLGNALKPAYRAARGAVHKIRTMKGKR from the coding sequence GTGAAACGCGCAGGTATTTTCCTGTTCTTTGATCCCCAGGGCCTCGTCGACGATTACATCGTTGAATGCTTGACCTCGCTGCGCGAGTACCTCGACGAGATCCTCGTCGTGTCCAACTCTCCCTTGGATGACACCGCTCGCGCGCGCCTCCTCACGGGTGCCACCGAGGTTTTCGAGAGGGAGAACACCGGATTCGATGTGGGCGGATACCGCGACGGTATCGCCCGCTTCGGCTGGGATCGCCTCGGCCAGATCGACGAGCTGATCCTCTTCAACTACACCTTCTTCGCGCCCGTCAACCCGTGGAAGAACCTCTTCGACCGGGTGGAGGCCGCCGGTGCGGTCGACTTCTGGGGAATCACCGAACACGACGAGGTGCGCCCGCATCCCTTCCTGGCAGCCACCCGGATGCCCCGTCACATCCAGTCCCACTGGATCGCCGTGCGCAACCCGCTGCTCAGCTCCCCGGACTTTCGCAAGTACTGGGATGAAATGCCCCCGATCCGTTCCTACAACGACTCGATCCAGTGGCACGAATCGCGCTTCACCGAGTACTTCGGGAACCTCGGCTACACGCACGTCGTGGCATATCCGCGCGAGGACTACCCCTCGCGCAACCCCGTGTTCGATAACGCGTCGCTGCTCCTGGCTGACGGCTGTCCGATCCTCAAGCGTCGCAACCTCTTCCACGATCCGCTCTACCTGGACCGCCACGCCATCGTCGGCGCGGACATGCTGGAGCTGGCCGAGAAGGCGGGTTACGACACCGACCTGATCCTCACGAACCTCGCGCGTACCTCGCGTCCGCGTGACCTCGTGACGAACGCTGGCCTGACGACCGTCATCTCCCCGCGCGCCGACCAGGCCACCCTGGATGCTGCCGCCTCCCTCAAGGTCCTCGCGGTCGCGCACATCTTCTACGCGGATATGGCCGACGAGATCCTGGAGCGCCTGAGCGTCCTGCCCGAGGGATACCACCTGGTGGCCACGACCTCGAACGCACAGAACAAGGCGCTCATCGAGGCGCGAGCCCAGGAGCGAGGCGTGGACGCCGACGTGCGCGTCGTCTCATCCAACCGCGGCCGTGACATCGGCGCATTCCTCGTCGACTGCAACGACGTGCTCACTTCCGGCGAGTACGACATCGTCGTGAAGATTCACTCGAAGAAGTCCGTCCAGGACGACTACAACGCCGCCCAGCTTTTCAAGGAACACCTCTACGACAACCTGCTGGCCTCCTCCGATCACGTGGCCGGTATCCTCGCCGAGTTTGCCGCCCACCCGGGCATGGGCATGGCGATCGCGCCCATGCCGCACATGGGCTACCCCACGATGGGCCACGCCTGGTTCGCGAACCGCACCCCCGCCCGCGACTTCGCCAAGAAGGTCGGCATCACCGTCCCCTTCGACGATCACCAGCCGCTGGCACCATACGGCTCAATGTTCATCGCTCGCCCCGAGGCGCTATCCCTGCTGACCGGCGCCGGCCTCGTCCCCGAGGACTTCCCCGAGGAAGGCGGCTACAAGGACGGCTCCCTGGCACACGTCATCGAGCGTCTCCTGTCCTACGCGGTCCTGTCGCGCGGCTACTACGTGCGCCCCGTCATGACCCCGAAATGGGCGGGCGTGTACTACGGCTACCTCGAGTACAAGCTGGCCTCGACCTCGTCGATGATGCCCGCCTTCGCTATCGACCAGGTGCCCTTCCTCAAGGCGCGCATGGGTTCCGTCCCTAACCTGCTAGGTGCCGTCAAGACCAACATCATGATGCGTACCCCCGGACTGGGCAACGCCCTCAAACCCGCGTACCGAGCTGCGCGCGGCGCCGTCCATAAGATCCGAACCATGAAGGGTAAGCGATGA
- a CDS encoding glycosyltransferase family 2 protein: MSAQVTVVVRTRNRPAMLTRALASIASQSFDDYEVVIVNDAGDEDQVRSVVDKQNSAVRSKITVVTNEVSSGREAALESGLAASHNPYYAVHDDDDSWHPHFLNKTVAYLDKHPDAGGVATRCEIVRERVRADGTCTEIEREVLSTDNYGLSLVDMLVENYTPPISQLIRREVADRVGHWDGSLQTQADWDFNLRLLADSPVGFIDEGPLAYWHHRDTKDAALGNSIVTDAYLHKWDNLHIRDRYLRAMLATTDPTSPHLGQALLSAEYYRRMREEITRTESSYHGALNLVHVDMLNTMTALHQQVHELAQEVASLREELAAGSQLARSVRSAASKSKRAAKRLMGRS, translated from the coding sequence ATGAGCGCTCAAGTCACCGTCGTCGTACGCACTCGTAACCGCCCGGCGATGCTCACCCGCGCCCTGGCGTCGATCGCGTCTCAGAGCTTCGACGACTACGAAGTCGTCATCGTCAACGATGCGGGGGACGAGGACCAGGTCCGTTCCGTCGTCGACAAGCAGAACAGCGCCGTTCGCTCGAAGATCACGGTCGTCACAAACGAGGTCTCGAGTGGCCGCGAGGCTGCGCTCGAGTCGGGTCTCGCGGCGTCGCACAATCCCTACTATGCCGTTCACGATGATGACGATTCCTGGCATCCGCACTTTCTAAACAAGACGGTCGCCTACCTCGATAAGCATCCCGACGCGGGGGGCGTCGCCACCCGCTGCGAGATAGTGCGTGAGCGCGTGCGCGCCGACGGGACGTGCACGGAGATCGAGCGCGAGGTCCTGTCGACCGACAACTATGGCCTGTCACTCGTGGACATGCTGGTGGAGAACTACACGCCGCCGATCTCGCAGCTCATCCGCCGCGAGGTCGCGGACCGCGTGGGGCACTGGGACGGCTCCCTGCAGACGCAGGCGGACTGGGACTTCAACCTGCGGCTGTTGGCCGACTCCCCGGTCGGCTTCATCGACGAGGGTCCCCTGGCCTACTGGCATCACCGTGACACGAAGGACGCCGCGCTGGGCAACTCGATCGTCACGGACGCGTATCTGCACAAGTGGGACAACCTGCATATCCGTGATCGTTACCTGCGTGCGATGCTGGCCACGACGGACCCGACCTCCCCACACCTGGGGCAGGCGCTGCTCAGCGCCGAGTACTACCGGCGCATGCGCGAGGAGATTACCCGCACGGAGAGCAGCTACCACGGGGCTCTCAACCTCGTGCACGTCGACATGCTCAACACGATGACGGCGCTGCACCAGCAGGTGCACGAGCTTGCTCAAGAGGTTGCGTCCCTGCGCGAGGAGCTCGCCGCGGGCTCGCAGCTCGCGCGGTCGGTCAGGAGCGCCGCCTCCAAGTCCAAGCGCGCCGCCAAGCGGCTGATGGGCCGCAGCTAA
- the rfbB gene encoding dTDP-glucose 4,6-dehydratase, with translation MKIVVTGGAGFIGANFVHTLLEDHPDVDVVVLDKFTYAGNRASLTDVPSELAARLTVVEGDIADADLVDGVVAGADAVVHFAAESHNDNSLLDPSPFIQTNLVGTFTLLEAVRRHKVRFHHISTDEVYGDLELDDPAKFTPTTPYNPSSPYSSSKAGSDLLVRAWVRSFGVEATISNCSNNYGPYQHIEKFIPRMITNRLRGVRPRLYGDGLNVRDWIHVRDHNTAVWDILMKGRIGETYLIGADGETNNRDVVAILNELMGYAPDDFDHVTDRPGHDLRYAIDNSKLVTELGWEPQFTNFRDGLADTIAWYTENEAWWAPLKEAVEAKYAAEGH, from the coding sequence ATGAAGATCGTTGTGACCGGCGGAGCCGGCTTCATCGGCGCGAATTTCGTCCACACGCTGCTGGAGGACCACCCGGACGTCGACGTCGTCGTCCTGGACAAGTTTACCTACGCGGGCAACCGCGCTTCCCTGACCGACGTGCCCTCCGAGCTCGCCGCGCGCCTGACCGTCGTCGAGGGCGACATCGCCGACGCTGACCTCGTTGACGGCGTCGTTGCCGGCGCGGATGCGGTTGTGCACTTCGCTGCCGAGTCGCACAATGACAACTCCCTCCTCGACCCCTCGCCCTTCATCCAGACCAACCTGGTGGGCACCTTCACCCTTTTGGAGGCTGTGCGCCGCCACAAGGTCCGCTTCCACCACATCTCCACGGATGAGGTCTACGGCGACCTCGAGCTGGACGATCCCGCGAAGTTCACCCCTACTACGCCCTACAATCCCTCCTCGCCCTACTCCTCGTCCAAGGCGGGCTCGGACCTCCTGGTGCGCGCATGGGTGCGTTCCTTCGGCGTCGAGGCCACGATCTCGAACTGCTCGAACAATTACGGCCCCTACCAGCACATCGAGAAGTTCATCCCCCGCATGATCACGAACCGCCTGCGCGGCGTGCGCCCCCGCCTGTACGGCGATGGCTTGAACGTGCGCGACTGGATCCACGTGCGCGACCACAACACGGCCGTGTGGGACATCCTTATGAAGGGTCGCATCGGCGAGACCTACCTGATTGGCGCGGACGGCGAGACGAACAACCGCGACGTCGTCGCGATTCTCAACGAGCTGATGGGCTACGCGCCCGACGACTTCGATCACGTGACCGACCGTCCGGGCCACGACCTGCGATATGCGATCGACAACTCCAAGCTGGTCACCGAGCTCGGCTGGGAGCCCCAGTTCACGAACTTCCGTGACGGCCTGGCCGACACGATCGCCTGGTACACCGAGAACGAGGCGTGGTGGGCCCCCCTGAAGGAAGCCGTCGAGGCGAAGTACGCCGCCGAAGGGCACTGA
- a CDS encoding ABC transporter permease yields MSETKRVIDLTVRMAQRSISSEFKGTALGRLWSFINPIATIAVYALIFGVVFRGEADKGVNSGLSSFALWIGVGVIAWNFISSGISRGMDSLVGNSGLLTKVYFPRQVLIYSSVLALAYDFAFELGVIIVIMCIAGGPGVLLMIPAVIAITALAMLFVIGMGLILSVASVYFRDISHLWQIFNQIWMYASGVVFSLSMLNKVQTDLAAKGWTWGDEPLPIVTIFRLNPAELLLEAYRSTLYGFAMPSWQVWLGCAAWAFGVFGLGSLIFRRFSARIVEEL; encoded by the coding sequence GTGTCTGAGACGAAACGGGTCATCGACCTGACGGTGCGCATGGCGCAGCGCTCGATCTCCTCGGAGTTCAAGGGCACCGCGCTCGGCCGCCTGTGGTCTTTCATCAACCCGATCGCGACGATCGCGGTCTACGCACTGATCTTCGGCGTCGTCTTCCGCGGCGAGGCAGACAAGGGCGTGAACTCGGGACTGTCCTCATTCGCGCTGTGGATCGGCGTGGGCGTCATCGCTTGGAACTTCATATCGAGTGGCATCTCGCGCGGCATGGACTCCCTCGTGGGTAACTCGGGCCTGCTCACGAAGGTCTATTTCCCGCGTCAGGTCCTCATTTACTCATCGGTCCTGGCCCTGGCCTACGACTTCGCTTTCGAGCTGGGCGTCATCATCGTGATCATGTGCATCGCCGGCGGCCCCGGCGTCCTGCTTATGATCCCGGCGGTCATCGCCATCACGGCGCTCGCGATGCTCTTCGTCATCGGCATGGGCCTGATCCTCTCGGTCGCGTCGGTCTACTTCCGCGACATTTCGCACCTGTGGCAGATCTTTAATCAGATCTGGATGTACGCCTCCGGCGTCGTCTTCTCCCTGTCGATGCTCAACAAGGTTCAGACCGATCTGGCCGCGAAGGGCTGGACGTGGGGAGACGAGCCACTCCCGATCGTCACGATCTTCCGCCTGAACCCCGCCGAGCTCCTTTTGGAGGCCTACCGCTCGACGCTGTACGGCTTTGCGATGCCGTCGTGGCAGGTGTGGCTCGGCTGTGCCGCATGGGCCTTCGGAGTCTTTGGCCTCGGCTCGCTGATCTTCCGCCGCTTCTCGGCACGAATCGTGGAGGAACTCTGA
- a CDS encoding DUF2142 domain-containing protein, whose amino-acid sequence MARALVNQLAPLRARFVSSAARPLALILLVLGVLAVAAGWVFASPPGSSPDDDYHLVSTWCPRPVESSCETTTIDGDLYVMVPISTSHAQCEAFNPNRSHACITEYSDDKIVPSYRYNDGQYPYGFYQFHHLFSRHNVERSVWIMRSINVAIATLLIGAVCSLSSREVRRSTALAALVAWTPMGLYFIASNNPSSWAITGVFSYGAALYGALNAQGWRRWSLLGVAAFASLLCFGSRGDAAFYVFVVSLGILILAARRRHLPEIGIASLLSAIGVWCMLGSGQSSQIAQSDASVTLHERIEVAIMNIRYLPEYFAGFVGLYSGPGWRDTPLPGYTTVLGLLVLGAVLFYGARTISLRKALAAFMVFGAMAGIPLLIATPTTFPNLGGYHSRYALPLLGTWLLIWLSCAIKKSSLARGQVVMVVFFLSVVDAVAMHTTIARYVRGLLPIRHLGWIAPGNLNGDIQWWWADMPLSPMGLWIIASLGYACALTCAIYLLRPRLQDASELTISTTKEGTE is encoded by the coding sequence ATGGCACGTGCGCTTGTGAATCAGCTGGCACCCCTGCGCGCCCGTTTCGTTTCCTCCGCAGCGCGCCCTCTCGCGCTGATTCTCCTGGTCCTGGGCGTCCTCGCCGTCGCCGCGGGCTGGGTCTTCGCCTCTCCCCCCGGATCCTCCCCGGACGACGACTACCATCTCGTGTCGACGTGGTGTCCCAGGCCGGTGGAGTCCTCGTGCGAGACGACCACGATCGACGGCGACCTGTACGTGATGGTCCCCATATCCACGTCGCACGCTCAGTGCGAGGCCTTCAACCCCAATCGATCGCACGCGTGTATCACAGAGTATTCCGACGACAAGATAGTCCCGTCATACCGGTACAACGACGGGCAGTACCCCTACGGCTTCTACCAATTCCATCACCTGTTCTCGCGGCACAACGTTGAGCGTTCCGTATGGATCATGCGTTCCATCAACGTTGCGATCGCGACCCTCCTGATCGGAGCTGTCTGCTCACTGTCCAGCCGAGAGGTCCGCCGCTCAACGGCGCTGGCAGCCCTCGTCGCGTGGACGCCGATGGGCCTGTACTTCATCGCCTCGAACAACCCCTCCTCGTGGGCGATCACAGGCGTCTTCTCCTACGGCGCGGCACTCTACGGTGCACTGAACGCCCAGGGGTGGCGACGCTGGTCGCTCCTAGGCGTCGCAGCCTTCGCGTCCCTCCTGTGCTTCGGGTCGCGCGGTGACGCCGCCTTCTACGTGTTCGTGGTGTCGCTCGGCATCCTGATTCTGGCGGCGCGCCGCCGCCACCTGCCCGAGATCGGCATCGCGTCGCTCCTGAGCGCGATCGGCGTGTGGTGCATGCTCGGCTCCGGTCAGTCCAGCCAAATCGCCCAGTCCGATGCCTCGGTGACCCTGCACGAGCGCATCGAGGTCGCGATCATGAACATCCGCTACCTGCCCGAGTACTTCGCAGGCTTCGTTGGCCTGTACTCCGGCCCGGGCTGGCGTGATACTCCCCTGCCGGGCTACACGACGGTCCTGGGGCTCCTCGTCCTCGGTGCCGTCCTGTTCTACGGTGCCCGCACTATCAGCCTGCGCAAGGCCCTGGCCGCCTTCATGGTCTTCGGCGCGATGGCAGGCATCCCCCTGTTGATCGCGACCCCGACGACTTTCCCAAACCTCGGCGGTTATCACTCCCGCTACGCCCTGCCGCTGTTGGGCACGTGGCTGCTCATCTGGCTGTCCTGCGCGATCAAGAAGTCCTCGCTGGCCCGAGGCCAGGTCGTCATGGTCGTGTTCTTCCTCAGCGTCGTCGACGCGGTCGCCATGCACACGACGATCGCGCGCTACGTTCGCGGCCTACTGCCGATCCGCCACTTGGGATGGATCGCACCGGGTAACCTGAACGGTGACATCCAGTGGTGGTGGGCTGACATGCCGCTCAGCCCGATGGGCCTGTGGATCATCGCGTCACTGGGGTACGCATGTGCTCTGACGTGCGCGATCTACCTGCTGCGCCCGCGCCTCCAGGACGCATCCGAACTGACCATTTCGACCACTAAGGAAGGTACTGAATGA